In one Silene latifolia isolate original U9 population chromosome 10, ASM4854445v1, whole genome shotgun sequence genomic region, the following are encoded:
- the LOC141606777 gene encoding uncharacterized protein LOC141606777 isoform X2: MINCLIDTGKRFDFAIDSRVFHYLLICYASARRINDAISCFNWMVENDINVCLLHVNFLLKMLVRMNSIKLAWELYDRLCGGGVFGDCETIRLMMRACLKEGKPGQAVEVFRKAKERGLVLDACLYGCGVGAFSKNGDVNGACELLREMKEKGWVPSQGTFTEVIIASVKDRNMVEALRLRDEMVSCGRPMNLVVATSLIKGYCVSGDLESALSLFNNMTEARLSPNKVTFAVLIDGCCSMGKIEKGYELYDQMIKMGIAPSVFNVNSLIKGFLNDRSLDKAYEQLNKASESDLADVSSYNILISWLCCNNKVCEAQQLWDKMVNCGIKPTLVSYNHLLLGYCREGNVVMADKVYVEMLDKELKPNAITFTILMDGYFKKGEVKKAFGLYDDMVSCKVAGTPHTYNTIICGLCKDGRTSQALDKLETFINEGNFTPSTKTYNSIIDGFVREGDMDSALSVYNELNEKGLSPNVVTYTVLFNGFYKINNVDRALEVRNEMKNKGLELDVTAYGSLIDGFCKRKDMGSANRLFIELLDKGLSPNKYIYNSMISGYRDLSNMEAALSFHEKMIEQGMSCDAKTYTTLIDGLLKEGKLNMASDLYTEMLSKGIQPDAVTYTVLVNGLCKKHQLENARELFNEMEEKGLTRSSFVYNALIFGYFRQGNLPEAFRLYDEMLERGLSLDRITFDSLVNGNLTREDTSKVAFA, from the coding sequence ATGATTAATTGCCTTATTGATACTGGTAAAAGGTTTGATTTTGCGATTGATTCTAGGGTTTTTCATTATTTGTTGATTTGTTATGCGAGTGCTCGTAGAATTAATGATGCAATTAGTTGTTTTAATTGGATGGTTGAGAATGATATAAATGTATGCTTGTTACATGTTAATTTTCTGTTGAAAATGTTGGTTAGAATGAATTCAATTAAGTTGGCTTGGGAGTTGTATGATAGGTTGTGTGGTGGAGGAGTTTTTGGTGATTGTGAGACGATACGATTAATGATGAGAGCATGTTTGAAAGAAGGGAAGCCAGGGCAGGCTGTGGAGGTTTTTCGGAAGGCGAAGGAGAGGGGGTTAGTATTGGATGCTTGTTTGTATGGTTGTGGAGTTGGAGCATTTTCGAAGAATGGTGATGTGAATGGGGCTTGTGAGTTGTTGAGGGAAATGAAAGAGAAGGGTTGGGTGCCTTCACAAGGCACATTTACGGAGGTGATCATTGCGTCCGTGAAGGATCGCAATATGGTTGAAGCTTTGAGGTTGAGAGATGAAATGGTTTCTTGTGGTAGACCAATGAATTTGGTGGTTGCCACTAGCTTGATTAAAGGTTATTGTGTATCGGGTGATTTAGAGAGTGCATTGAGCTTGTTCAATAATATGACTGAGGCTAGACTTTCTCCTAATAAGGTCACTTTCGCGGTTTTGATTGATGGGTGTTGCTCAATGGGAAAAATTGAGAAGGGTTATGAGCTTTATGACCAAATGATTAAAATGGGAATTGCACCGAGTGTGTTTAATGTTAATTCGTTAATTAAAGGGTTTCTGAATGATCGTTCACTGGATAAAGCATACGAGCAGTTGAACAAAGCTAGTGAAAGTGATTTGGCCGATGTTTCCTCGTATAACATTCTCATTTCCTGGCTGTGTTGTAATAATAAGGTTTGTGAAGCTCAGCAGTTATGGGATAAGATGGTTAACTGTGGAATTAAACCAACTTTGGTGTCGTACAATCACCTTTTGCTTGGTTATTGTAGGGAAGGAAATGTTGTTATGGCGGATAAAGTATATGTCGAGATGCTTGACAAAGAGCTTAAACCCAATGCCATCACCTTTACGATTTTAATGGATGGGTATTTCAAGAAAGGTGAGGTGAAAAAGGCGTTTGGCTTGTACGATGATATGGTGAGCTGCAAGGTTGCTGGTACACCACACACATACAACACTATCATTTGTGGCTTGTGCAAAGATGGCCGGACGTCTCAGGCATTGGATAAACTAGAGACGTTCATAAATGAAGGAAATTTTACGCCGTCTACCAAGACATATAATTCCATAATTGATGGATTCGTGAGGGAAGGTGATATGGATTCTGCTTTATCGGTGTATAATGAATTGAATGAAAAGGGATTATCCCCTAATGTAGTTACATACACAGTGTTGTTTAACGGGTTCTACAAAATCAATAATGTTGATCGTGCTTTGGAAGTCCGGAATGAGATGAAAAATAAAGGTCTTGAATTGGATGTTACAGCTTACGGCTCCCTGATTGATGGTTTTTGTAAAAGAAAGGACATGGGAAGTGCAAATAGACTTTTCATTGAACTTCTCGATAAAGGATTGTCTCCGAACAAATATATTTACAATAGTATGATTAGTGGCTATAGAGACTTAAGCAACATGGAAGCGGCACTTTCCTTCCATGAGAAAATGATAGAACAAGGAATGTCGTGTGACGCGAAAACATACACTACTCTTATTGATGGACTGTTAAAGGAAGGTAAACTGAATATGGCTTCAGATTTATATACCGAAATGCTGTCAAAAGGAATTCAGCCTGATGCTGTTACTTATACCGTTTTGGTGAATGGTTTGTGTAAGAAACACCAGTTGGAAAACGCACGAGAGCTATTTAATGAAATGGAAGAGAAGGGACTAACTCGTAGTTCTTTTGTGTATAATGCGCTCATCTTCGGATACTTCAGGCAGGGTAATTTGCCTGAGGCTTTCAGATTGTACGATGAAATGCTCGAGAGAGGTCTTTCTTTAGACAGAATCACGTTCGATTCCCTCGTGAATGGCAACTTGACTAGAGAAGATACTTCAAAAGTTGCATTTGCTTAA
- the LOC141606777 gene encoding uncharacterized protein LOC141606777 isoform X1, with the protein MKTFSKSVSISSQLKRYYSTNSTHKPVSVILSSLSTVKPSIYQNPILQSPIYDQSTLQNVTKDAISQLPTSKNHQKTELSSALDEINMLLKLKNQPLSALEYYESAQKQTGFNFNVDCLCVLIHILTGFDVDRNNLRKLVGIEQCPDAITMINCLIDTGKRFDFAIDSRVFHYLLICYASARRINDAISCFNWMVENDINVCLLHVNFLLKMLVRMNSIKLAWELYDRLCGGGVFGDCETIRLMMRACLKEGKPGQAVEVFRKAKERGLVLDACLYGCGVGAFSKNGDVNGACELLREMKEKGWVPSQGTFTEVIIASVKDRNMVEALRLRDEMVSCGRPMNLVVATSLIKGYCVSGDLESALSLFNNMTEARLSPNKVTFAVLIDGCCSMGKIEKGYELYDQMIKMGIAPSVFNVNSLIKGFLNDRSLDKAYEQLNKASESDLADVSSYNILISWLCCNNKVCEAQQLWDKMVNCGIKPTLVSYNHLLLGYCREGNVVMADKVYVEMLDKELKPNAITFTILMDGYFKKGEVKKAFGLYDDMVSCKVAGTPHTYNTIICGLCKDGRTSQALDKLETFINEGNFTPSTKTYNSIIDGFVREGDMDSALSVYNELNEKGLSPNVVTYTVLFNGFYKINNVDRALEVRNEMKNKGLELDVTAYGSLIDGFCKRKDMGSANRLFIELLDKGLSPNKYIYNSMISGYRDLSNMEAALSFHEKMIEQGMSCDAKTYTTLIDGLLKEGKLNMASDLYTEMLSKGIQPDAVTYTVLVNGLCKKHQLENARELFNEMEEKGLTRSSFVYNALIFGYFRQGNLPEAFRLYDEMLERGLSLDRITFDSLVNGNLTREDTSKVAFA; encoded by the coding sequence ATGAAAACTTTCTCAAAATCAGTAAGTATTTCCTCACAATTAAAACGTTATTACTCTACTAACTCAACACATAAACCAGTTTCTGTAATTCTATCATCACTTTCGACTGTTAAACCCTCAATTTACCAAAACCCCATTTTACAATCTCCTATTTATGATCAATCAACTCTTCAAAATGTTACAAAAGATGCAATTTCCCAATTACCCACCtcaaaaaatcatcaaaaaactGAACTTTCTTCTGCATTAGATGAAATAAATATGCTATTGAAGTTAAAGAATCAACCTTTATCTGCATTGGAATACTATGAATCTGCCCAAAAACAAACTGGGTTTAATTTTAATGTTGATTGTTTATGTGTTTTGATTCATATTTTGACTGGTTTTGATGTTGATAGAAATAATTTGAGGAAATTGGTTGGAATTGAACAATGCCCGGATGCAATAACAATGATTAATTGCCTTATTGATACTGGTAAAAGGTTTGATTTTGCGATTGATTCTAGGGTTTTTCATTATTTGTTGATTTGTTATGCGAGTGCTCGTAGAATTAATGATGCAATTAGTTGTTTTAATTGGATGGTTGAGAATGATATAAATGTATGCTTGTTACATGTTAATTTTCTGTTGAAAATGTTGGTTAGAATGAATTCAATTAAGTTGGCTTGGGAGTTGTATGATAGGTTGTGTGGTGGAGGAGTTTTTGGTGATTGTGAGACGATACGATTAATGATGAGAGCATGTTTGAAAGAAGGGAAGCCAGGGCAGGCTGTGGAGGTTTTTCGGAAGGCGAAGGAGAGGGGGTTAGTATTGGATGCTTGTTTGTATGGTTGTGGAGTTGGAGCATTTTCGAAGAATGGTGATGTGAATGGGGCTTGTGAGTTGTTGAGGGAAATGAAAGAGAAGGGTTGGGTGCCTTCACAAGGCACATTTACGGAGGTGATCATTGCGTCCGTGAAGGATCGCAATATGGTTGAAGCTTTGAGGTTGAGAGATGAAATGGTTTCTTGTGGTAGACCAATGAATTTGGTGGTTGCCACTAGCTTGATTAAAGGTTATTGTGTATCGGGTGATTTAGAGAGTGCATTGAGCTTGTTCAATAATATGACTGAGGCTAGACTTTCTCCTAATAAGGTCACTTTCGCGGTTTTGATTGATGGGTGTTGCTCAATGGGAAAAATTGAGAAGGGTTATGAGCTTTATGACCAAATGATTAAAATGGGAATTGCACCGAGTGTGTTTAATGTTAATTCGTTAATTAAAGGGTTTCTGAATGATCGTTCACTGGATAAAGCATACGAGCAGTTGAACAAAGCTAGTGAAAGTGATTTGGCCGATGTTTCCTCGTATAACATTCTCATTTCCTGGCTGTGTTGTAATAATAAGGTTTGTGAAGCTCAGCAGTTATGGGATAAGATGGTTAACTGTGGAATTAAACCAACTTTGGTGTCGTACAATCACCTTTTGCTTGGTTATTGTAGGGAAGGAAATGTTGTTATGGCGGATAAAGTATATGTCGAGATGCTTGACAAAGAGCTTAAACCCAATGCCATCACCTTTACGATTTTAATGGATGGGTATTTCAAGAAAGGTGAGGTGAAAAAGGCGTTTGGCTTGTACGATGATATGGTGAGCTGCAAGGTTGCTGGTACACCACACACATACAACACTATCATTTGTGGCTTGTGCAAAGATGGCCGGACGTCTCAGGCATTGGATAAACTAGAGACGTTCATAAATGAAGGAAATTTTACGCCGTCTACCAAGACATATAATTCCATAATTGATGGATTCGTGAGGGAAGGTGATATGGATTCTGCTTTATCGGTGTATAATGAATTGAATGAAAAGGGATTATCCCCTAATGTAGTTACATACACAGTGTTGTTTAACGGGTTCTACAAAATCAATAATGTTGATCGTGCTTTGGAAGTCCGGAATGAGATGAAAAATAAAGGTCTTGAATTGGATGTTACAGCTTACGGCTCCCTGATTGATGGTTTTTGTAAAAGAAAGGACATGGGAAGTGCAAATAGACTTTTCATTGAACTTCTCGATAAAGGATTGTCTCCGAACAAATATATTTACAATAGTATGATTAGTGGCTATAGAGACTTAAGCAACATGGAAGCGGCACTTTCCTTCCATGAGAAAATGATAGAACAAGGAATGTCGTGTGACGCGAAAACATACACTACTCTTATTGATGGACTGTTAAAGGAAGGTAAACTGAATATGGCTTCAGATTTATATACCGAAATGCTGTCAAAAGGAATTCAGCCTGATGCTGTTACTTATACCGTTTTGGTGAATGGTTTGTGTAAGAAACACCAGTTGGAAAACGCACGAGAGCTATTTAATGAAATGGAAGAGAAGGGACTAACTCGTAGTTCTTTTGTGTATAATGCGCTCATCTTCGGATACTTCAGGCAGGGTAATTTGCCTGAGGCTTTCAGATTGTACGATGAAATGCTCGAGAGAGGTCTTTCTTTAGACAGAATCACGTTCGATTCCCTCGTGAATGGCAACTTGACTAGAGAAGATACTTCAAAAGTTGCATTTGCTTAA
- the LOC141606778 gene encoding uncharacterized protein LOC141606778 isoform X3: MKTFSKSVYHASLCVHGKEPESSGFIRCKKHEQQALLKFKQSFTNDPKNRLSSWVGEDCCEWHGVTCDNVTHNVVKLNLRSDYDVMDDEALCQSNPKVSLVASGLSSALLELKLLTHLDLSGNDFSKSRIPDFIGSLRQLKYLNLSSAGFSGSIPPHLGNLTNLIEYLDLSYTGISGDLPEWLWNSSNLQEVHLSGNQLTGSLPKHRACDGDNLGWLDLHNNFLTGTIPKWLGNLENVQVIDLSSNLLSGAISDGTNASSIFNFGYFFTVLDLSNNLLSGELQFGKLLFPITHLEVLSLRGNHFNGPIPSQLCNFLSLEVLELAQNRLTGHIPRCLGAIAFDNFITAAISDSTIQIEEIVKGIVAVSTGTDNAPSIIDLSSNYLVGTIPEELTNISALLALNLSYNHLT, translated from the exons ATGAAAACTTTCTCAAAATCA GTGTACCATGCATCATTATGTGTACATGGCAAAGAACCTGAATCATCAGGCTTCATTAGGTGCAAAAAGCATGAACAACAAGCTTTGTTAAAGTTCAAACAAAGCTTCACCAACGACCCTAAAAACCGCCTTTCGTCATGGGTTGGTGAAGATTGTTGTGAATGGCACGGAGTTACCTGTGACAATGTTACTCACAATGTTGTTAAATTGAATCTCCGGAGTGACTATGATGTCATGGACGACGAAGCACTTTGCCAATCCAATCCTAAAGTTTCCTTGGTAGCTTCTGGACTAAGTTCGGCTTTGCTCGAACTCAAGCTCCTAACTCACTTGGACTTGAGCGGGAATGACTTTTCTAAAAGTCGGATTCCAGACTTCATAGGTTCCTTGAGGCAATTGAAGTATTTAAATCTTTCCTCCGCTGGCTTTTCTGGCTCCATTCCCCCTCACCTTGGCAACCTCACCAATCTG ATCGAATACTTGGATCTTTCCTATACTGGCATATCAGGAGATTTGCCCGAATGGCTATGGAACTCGAGCAATCTTCAAGAAGTACATCTCTCTGGCAATCAACTTACAG GGTCCTTGCCGAAGCATAGAGCTTGTGATGGCGATAACTTGGGGTGGCTGGACCTTCACAACAACTTCCTTACTGGGACAATACCTAAATGGCTGGGCAATTTAGAAAATGTTCAAGTGATAGATTTGTCTTCCAATCTGCTATCAGGAGCAATCTCGGATGGAACTAATGCTTCATCAATTTTTAATTTTGGATACTTCTTTACGGTGCTCGACCTCAGTAACAACTTGTTGTCCGGAGAACTACAATTTGGAAAGCTATTGTTCCCGATCACTCATTTGGAAGTCCTCAGTTTACGAGGAAATCATTTTAATGGGCCCATTCCCTCACAGCTCTGCAATTTTTTGTCGCTTGAGGTATTGGAACTCGCCCAGAATCGATTGACAGGACACATTCCTCGATGTTTAGGCGCCATTGCATTTGACAATTTTATTACAGCAGCCATTAGTGATAGTACTATACAAATTGAAGAAATTGTCAAGGGAATAGTTGCAGTGTCCACAGGGACGGATAATGCTCCCTCTATAATCGACTTGTCCAGCAATTATTTAGTCGGTACAATACCTGAGGAGCTCACAAACATATCTGCATTGCTCGCATTGAACTTGTCATATAACCATCTAACATGA
- the LOC141606778 gene encoding receptor-like protein EIX1 isoform X2 — protein sequence MGSLSFLLVFLLLQVYHASLCVHGKEPESSGFIRCKKHEQQALLKFKQSFTNDPKNRLSSWVGEDCCEWHGVTCDNVTHNVVKLNLRSDYDVMDDEALCQSNPKVSLVASGLSSALLELKLLTHLDLSGNDFSKSRIPDFIGSLRQLKYLNLSSAGFSGSIPPHLGNLTNLVHLDLHVLNECSEQNLLNSEGIGWASGLLKLQSLDMSGHNLSGAHDTFKALMTLPSLSMLSLSNCFFHNSHLPKALISNASNTYFPTLQSLDLRWNGFEGPLPSIFKNMFSLRSLSLRDNSFTGPVPLWLRAMGRLEVLDLSKNSFNYVEDGIMGIMGNPCYFKHLDLSDNLITQGDIIHPSMNLSRCGAFELEYLALHNNNITGSLPSLLGQFTNLNYLDLSQNDLRGSVPASFVKLSALKYLDLSTNKLTGMIPDFIGHLTEIEHLDISSNSLQGTVFGIGNLSKLTYLDMNFNHLNLNLDSSLNWRPPFQLRSFNVHSCVINTVFPQWLRNQTQIEYLDLSYTGISGDLPEWLWNSSNLQEVHLSGNQLTGSLPKHRACDGDNLGWLDLHNNFLTGTIPKWLGNLENVQVIDLSSNLLSGAISDGTNASSIFNFGYFFTVLDLSNNLLSGELQFGKLLFPITHLEVLSLRGNHFNGPIPSQLCNFLSLEVLELAQNRLTGHIPRCLGAIAFDNFITAAISDSTIQIEEIVKGIVAVSTGTDNAPSIIDLSSNYLVGTIPEELTNISALLALNLSYNHLT from the exons ATGGGAAGTCTCTCCTTTCTCCTTGTCTTTCTCCTTTTGCAGGTGTACCATGCATCATTATGTGTACATGGCAAAGAACCTGAATCATCAGGCTTCATTAGGTGCAAAAAGCATGAACAACAAGCTTTGTTAAAGTTCAAACAAAGCTTCACCAACGACCCTAAAAACCGCCTTTCGTCATGGGTTGGTGAAGATTGTTGTGAATGGCACGGAGTTACCTGTGACAATGTTACTCACAATGTTGTTAAATTGAATCTCCGGAGTGACTATGATGTCATGGACGACGAAGCACTTTGCCAATCCAATCCTAAAGTTTCCTTGGTAGCTTCTGGACTAAGTTCGGCTTTGCTCGAACTCAAGCTCCTAACTCACTTGGACTTGAGCGGGAATGACTTTTCTAAAAGTCGGATTCCAGACTTCATAGGTTCCTTGAGGCAATTGAAGTATTTAAATCTTTCCTCCGCTGGCTTTTCTGGCTCCATTCCCCCTCACCTTGGCAACCTCACCAATCTGGTACACCTTGATCTTCATGTTTTAAATGAATGCTCTGAGCAAAATCTTTTAAATAGTGAAGGTATAGGATGGGCATCTGGTCTTTTGAAATTGCAGTCTCTAGACATGAGCGGCCATAACCTATCCGGAGCACACGACACTTTTAAAGCTCTCATGACACTTCCTTCCCTTTCCATGCTTAGCCTATCTAATTGTTTTTTTCACAACTCGCATTTACCCAAGGCATTAATATCGAATGCTTCTAATACATATTTCCCCACCCTTCAAAGTCTCGATCTTCGGTGGAATGGTTTTGAAGGTCCACTTCCATCGATTTTTAAAAATATGTTTTCCCTTCGATCCCTTTCTCTCCGTGACAATTCTTTTACTGGGCCAGTTCCGCTCTGGCTTAGAGCCATGGGGCGCCTTGAAGTTCTTGATTTGAGTAAAAATAGTTTTAATTATGTGGAAGATGGGATTATGGGGATAATGGGAAATCCTTGCTACTTCAAACACTTGGATTTGTCTGATAATTTAATTACCCAAGGAGATATCATACATCCTTCTATGAATTTATCACGGTGTGGTGCTTTTGAGCTAGAATACCTGGCTctacataataataatataaccggCAGTTTGCCGTCTTTGTTGGGACAATTCACAAACTTGAATTACCTTGATCTTTCTCAAAATGATTTAAGAGGTAGTGTTCCTGCATCTTTTGTAAAATTGTCAGCTTTGAAGTATCTGGATTTGTCCACAAATAAGTTGACCGGAATGATTCCGGATTTTATTGGACATTTAACCGAGATAGAGCACCTAGACATTTCATCGAACTCCCTCCAAGGTACTGTCTTTGGCATTGGTAACCTCTCGAAATTGACGTATTTGGATATGAATTTTAACCATCTTAATCTCAATCTTGACTCGAGTTTAAACTGGCGACCTCCCTTTCAACTTCGATCTTTTAATGTTCATTCTTGTGTGATAAACACGGTGTTTCCTCAGTGGTTAAGGAATCAAACTCAGATCGAATACTTGGATCTTTCCTATACTGGCATATCAGGAGATTTGCCCGAATGGCTATGGAACTCGAGCAATCTTCAAGAAGTACATCTCTCTGGCAATCAACTTACAG GGTCCTTGCCGAAGCATAGAGCTTGTGATGGCGATAACTTGGGGTGGCTGGACCTTCACAACAACTTCCTTACTGGGACAATACCTAAATGGCTGGGCAATTTAGAAAATGTTCAAGTGATAGATTTGTCTTCCAATCTGCTATCAGGAGCAATCTCGGATGGAACTAATGCTTCATCAATTTTTAATTTTGGATACTTCTTTACGGTGCTCGACCTCAGTAACAACTTGTTGTCCGGAGAACTACAATTTGGAAAGCTATTGTTCCCGATCACTCATTTGGAAGTCCTCAGTTTACGAGGAAATCATTTTAATGGGCCCATTCCCTCACAGCTCTGCAATTTTTTGTCGCTTGAGGTATTGGAACTCGCCCAGAATCGATTGACAGGACACATTCCTCGATGTTTAGGCGCCATTGCATTTGACAATTTTATTACAGCAGCCATTAGTGATAGTACTATACAAATTGAAGAAATTGTCAAGGGAATAGTTGCAGTGTCCACAGGGACGGATAATGCTCCCTCTATAATCGACTTGTCCAGCAATTATTTAGTCGGTACAATACCTGAGGAGCTCACAAACATATCTGCATTGCTCGCATTGAACTTGTCATATAACCATCTAACATGA
- the LOC141606778 gene encoding receptor-like protein EIX1 isoform X1, with translation MKTFSKSVYHASLCVHGKEPESSGFIRCKKHEQQALLKFKQSFTNDPKNRLSSWVGEDCCEWHGVTCDNVTHNVVKLNLRSDYDVMDDEALCQSNPKVSLVASGLSSALLELKLLTHLDLSGNDFSKSRIPDFIGSLRQLKYLNLSSAGFSGSIPPHLGNLTNLVHLDLHVLNECSEQNLLNSEGIGWASGLLKLQSLDMSGHNLSGAHDTFKALMTLPSLSMLSLSNCFFHNSHLPKALISNASNTYFPTLQSLDLRWNGFEGPLPSIFKNMFSLRSLSLRDNSFTGPVPLWLRAMGRLEVLDLSKNSFNYVEDGIMGIMGNPCYFKHLDLSDNLITQGDIIHPSMNLSRCGAFELEYLALHNNNITGSLPSLLGQFTNLNYLDLSQNDLRGSVPASFVKLSALKYLDLSTNKLTGMIPDFIGHLTEIEHLDISSNSLQGTVFGIGNLSKLTYLDMNFNHLNLNLDSSLNWRPPFQLRSFNVHSCVINTVFPQWLRNQTQIEYLDLSYTGISGDLPEWLWNSSNLQEVHLSGNQLTGSLPKHRACDGDNLGWLDLHNNFLTGTIPKWLGNLENVQVIDLSSNLLSGAISDGTNASSIFNFGYFFTVLDLSNNLLSGELQFGKLLFPITHLEVLSLRGNHFNGPIPSQLCNFLSLEVLELAQNRLTGHIPRCLGAIAFDNFITAAISDSTIQIEEIVKGIVAVSTGTDNAPSIIDLSSNYLVGTIPEELTNISALLALNLSYNHLT, from the exons ATGAAAACTTTCTCAAAATCA GTGTACCATGCATCATTATGTGTACATGGCAAAGAACCTGAATCATCAGGCTTCATTAGGTGCAAAAAGCATGAACAACAAGCTTTGTTAAAGTTCAAACAAAGCTTCACCAACGACCCTAAAAACCGCCTTTCGTCATGGGTTGGTGAAGATTGTTGTGAATGGCACGGAGTTACCTGTGACAATGTTACTCACAATGTTGTTAAATTGAATCTCCGGAGTGACTATGATGTCATGGACGACGAAGCACTTTGCCAATCCAATCCTAAAGTTTCCTTGGTAGCTTCTGGACTAAGTTCGGCTTTGCTCGAACTCAAGCTCCTAACTCACTTGGACTTGAGCGGGAATGACTTTTCTAAAAGTCGGATTCCAGACTTCATAGGTTCCTTGAGGCAATTGAAGTATTTAAATCTTTCCTCCGCTGGCTTTTCTGGCTCCATTCCCCCTCACCTTGGCAACCTCACCAATCTGGTACACCTTGATCTTCATGTTTTAAATGAATGCTCTGAGCAAAATCTTTTAAATAGTGAAGGTATAGGATGGGCATCTGGTCTTTTGAAATTGCAGTCTCTAGACATGAGCGGCCATAACCTATCCGGAGCACACGACACTTTTAAAGCTCTCATGACACTTCCTTCCCTTTCCATGCTTAGCCTATCTAATTGTTTTTTTCACAACTCGCATTTACCCAAGGCATTAATATCGAATGCTTCTAATACATATTTCCCCACCCTTCAAAGTCTCGATCTTCGGTGGAATGGTTTTGAAGGTCCACTTCCATCGATTTTTAAAAATATGTTTTCCCTTCGATCCCTTTCTCTCCGTGACAATTCTTTTACTGGGCCAGTTCCGCTCTGGCTTAGAGCCATGGGGCGCCTTGAAGTTCTTGATTTGAGTAAAAATAGTTTTAATTATGTGGAAGATGGGATTATGGGGATAATGGGAAATCCTTGCTACTTCAAACACTTGGATTTGTCTGATAATTTAATTACCCAAGGAGATATCATACATCCTTCTATGAATTTATCACGGTGTGGTGCTTTTGAGCTAGAATACCTGGCTctacataataataatataaccggCAGTTTGCCGTCTTTGTTGGGACAATTCACAAACTTGAATTACCTTGATCTTTCTCAAAATGATTTAAGAGGTAGTGTTCCTGCATCTTTTGTAAAATTGTCAGCTTTGAAGTATCTGGATTTGTCCACAAATAAGTTGACCGGAATGATTCCGGATTTTATTGGACATTTAACCGAGATAGAGCACCTAGACATTTCATCGAACTCCCTCCAAGGTACTGTCTTTGGCATTGGTAACCTCTCGAAATTGACGTATTTGGATATGAATTTTAACCATCTTAATCTCAATCTTGACTCGAGTTTAAACTGGCGACCTCCCTTTCAACTTCGATCTTTTAATGTTCATTCTTGTGTGATAAACACGGTGTTTCCTCAGTGGTTAAGGAATCAAACTCAGATCGAATACTTGGATCTTTCCTATACTGGCATATCAGGAGATTTGCCCGAATGGCTATGGAACTCGAGCAATCTTCAAGAAGTACATCTCTCTGGCAATCAACTTACAG GGTCCTTGCCGAAGCATAGAGCTTGTGATGGCGATAACTTGGGGTGGCTGGACCTTCACAACAACTTCCTTACTGGGACAATACCTAAATGGCTGGGCAATTTAGAAAATGTTCAAGTGATAGATTTGTCTTCCAATCTGCTATCAGGAGCAATCTCGGATGGAACTAATGCTTCATCAATTTTTAATTTTGGATACTTCTTTACGGTGCTCGACCTCAGTAACAACTTGTTGTCCGGAGAACTACAATTTGGAAAGCTATTGTTCCCGATCACTCATTTGGAAGTCCTCAGTTTACGAGGAAATCATTTTAATGGGCCCATTCCCTCACAGCTCTGCAATTTTTTGTCGCTTGAGGTATTGGAACTCGCCCAGAATCGATTGACAGGACACATTCCTCGATGTTTAGGCGCCATTGCATTTGACAATTTTATTACAGCAGCCATTAGTGATAGTACTATACAAATTGAAGAAATTGTCAAGGGAATAGTTGCAGTGTCCACAGGGACGGATAATGCTCCCTCTATAATCGACTTGTCCAGCAATTATTTAGTCGGTACAATACCTGAGGAGCTCACAAACATATCTGCATTGCTCGCATTGAACTTGTCATATAACCATCTAACATGA